The proteins below are encoded in one region of Patescibacteria group bacterium:
- a CDS encoding restriction endonuclease — protein sequence MAKSKVTRTYGPIHFEDLDPHRFEDLIRELIYDYKDWQTIEATGRSGNDSGFDIRAYEKTYKASPIESEDENSEEVHPMAGNLWMIQGKREKEIGPKQVKEIISDADPKNPPYGYILAASANFSKESYDIFREELRKKGVMEFYLWGKAELEDMLHLPKNDRILFTFFGISLVSRRRSRATEIRQIVSNKNKLYRIFGDEGKLHRSVLLRDSKDAKYPYQNEYKDFKERPRWREYKTVAYYPLGLIVNMHRFFAYVDPEKKEYDFTDAINLIYRESDSQEEKEKQQKIREKIEDFWDHLPHRNQVTFIRNGLIRYDEMLVIDDKGDEWHKFPHIFVDFDSRLGPFTGSYEYLEKGENSQLSLEGYKRVKKFPASFPSPAIGKIHDKKGVTLSDQDFNMLKHGNESFFALYELDGRYNFLKQRDFVKIENQDQNDSSKYYLQITHVESAKVNDYLKLNPQSEWMIERQIGAKPDAEKILNAYEFKKTYDFVVERRKSEKGVK from the coding sequence ATGGCTAAATCCAAAGTCACACGAACATACGGACCTATTCACTTTGAGGATTTAGACCCTCATCGTTTTGAAGATTTGATTCGGGAACTGATTTACGACTATAAGGATTGGCAGACGATTGAGGCAACTGGAAGGAGCGGTAATGATAGCGGATTTGATATTCGCGCTTACGAAAAAACCTATAAAGCTTCACCGATAGAAAGCGAGGACGAGAACTCGGAAGAGGTGCATCCTATGGCAGGTAATTTATGGATGATTCAAGGTAAGAGAGAAAAAGAAATCGGTCCCAAGCAAGTAAAAGAAATCATTTCCGATGCCGATCCTAAAAATCCGCCATACGGATATATACTTGCCGCTTCGGCAAACTTTTCAAAAGAATCATATGATATTTTCCGCGAAGAGCTCCGAAAGAAAGGGGTTATGGAATTCTATCTCTGGGGTAAAGCAGAGCTGGAAGACATGCTTCATCTCCCCAAAAACGACCGCATCCTCTTCACTTTTTTTGGCATTTCCTTAGTTAGTAGAAGACGATCCCGAGCTACTGAAATACGGCAAATCGTCAGCAATAAAAATAAGCTCTATAGGATTTTTGGCGATGAAGGCAAACTTCACAGATCGGTTCTTTTGCGAGATTCAAAGGATGCAAAATATCCATATCAAAATGAGTATAAAGATTTTAAAGAACGCCCGCGCTGGCGCGAATACAAAACAGTTGCATACTATCCGCTGGGATTAATTGTGAATATGCATAGATTTTTTGCATATGTTGACCCTGAAAAAAAAGAGTACGATTTTACGGATGCAATCAATCTAATTTATCGGGAAAGCGATTCTCAAGAGGAGAAAGAGAAGCAACAAAAAATACGAGAAAAAATCGAGGACTTCTGGGATCACTTGCCGCATCGCAACCAAGTAACATTTATCAGAAATGGCTTGATCCGCTATGACGAGATGCTCGTCATAGACGACAAGGGTGATGAGTGGCACAAATTTCCGCACATATTTGTCGATTTTGATTCTCGCCTTGGTCCTTTCACGGGTTCTTATGAGTATTTAGAAAAAGGAGAAAACTCCCAATTATCGCTTGAGGGGTACAAGCGAGTGAAGAAATTTCCTGCATCATTTCCGTCTCCTGCGATAGGTAAAATTCACGATAAAAAAGGGGTAACACTAAGCGATCAGGATTTCAATATGTTGAAACATGGCAATGAAAGTTTTTTTGCCCTCTATGAACTTGATGGCCGGTATAATTTTCTCAAACAGAGAGATTTCGTAAAAATTGAAAATCAAGATCAAAACGACAGCTCAAAATACTACCTTCAAATTACACATGTAGAAAGCGCAAAGGTGAACGACTATCTTAAACTGAACCCGCAATCGGAGTGGATGATCGAACGACAAATCGGTGCGAAGCCAGACGCAGAAAAAATCCTTAACGCCTATGAGTTCAAAAAAACCTATGATTTCGTTGTAGAAAGAAGAAAATCAGAAAAAGGTGTAAAATAA